In Paenibacillus antri, a single window of DNA contains:
- a CDS encoding prepilin peptidase, producing the protein MTTVEIGFLLYTGLTFGWDLRARKIPNLLVGLGILSATALHVFAPDGSGAAVPALGAAAGLGFGFSLYIAGAIGAGDAKWFAAAGAFAGWTGAAAIACASVLAGGVAALCRLTASRSFRRRFAEVIAGCYVRTGWERLNVPEEGRTTFPFLLCAGPVVCGYILMG; encoded by the coding sequence ATGACGACTGTGGAGATCGGCTTTCTGTTGTATACGGGATTGACGTTCGGTTGGGATTTGCGCGCCAGGAAAATTCCTAACCTCCTCGTCGGTTTGGGCATCCTGTCTGCGACCGCGCTGCACGTCTTCGCGCCGGACGGGAGCGGAGCGGCGGTTCCGGCGCTTGGAGCCGCCGCGGGATTGGGCTTCGGCTTTTCGCTTTATATCGCGGGGGCGATCGGAGCCGGCGACGCGAAGTGGTTCGCCGCCGCGGGCGCTTTCGCCGGATGGACGGGAGCGGCAGCGATCGCTTGCGCGTCCGTGTTGGCCGGAGGCGTCGCCGCGCTCTGCCGGTTGACGGCGTCTCGATCGTTCCGCCGGCGCTTCGCGGAGGTAATCGCCGGATGTTACGTGCGCACCGGTTGGGAGCGGCTGAACGTACCGGAGGAGGGGCGTACGACGTTTCCGTTTCTGCTCTGCGCGGGGCCGGTCGTCTGCGGATACATCCTTATGGGGTAA
- a CDS encoding FHA domain-containing protein, whose product MAMWEEVGLRANIDPEKGTEVVVSGRDGLRPEQMIRMQIGMLERNALAGTIALRQETRDGVVSLRYSVAGHRRLRTALRAESLRGEQWDGFLAAMLLSIREGADYCIRESEYMLDPDWIWVRRDVRDVRFMAVPVAGIGSPERSWKQWKNVFDFLIESGLPDRWRERLRPTRWDPATFSHRLWMEEVSSGPEEPSALAPSQVIRTAETESVSERRHRVNPPVDIRENSVIGQAIREVDDGETMRFSPSRMTSREWIRLLAATVCSIVFVWNPSLPAFVVACLGCVPLGVTLYRRYVREKEAEDSAEPGSTIPEASFGQLATLADGTREEPEPLEPERLEHRTVLLAEAQQTVLLSDLKPERSASLEISFESGDRVETFPFGSSPLRIGRGPEGVDVLVDHAAASRVHMEFEFTDGRLSARDLGSTNGTYYMDRLMTPHERYELLDGDMLRLPGAVIRVTVSE is encoded by the coding sequence ATGGCGATGTGGGAGGAGGTCGGACTTCGCGCGAACATCGACCCGGAAAAAGGGACCGAAGTCGTAGTTTCCGGAAGAGACGGATTGAGGCCGGAACAGATGATCCGCATGCAGATCGGCATGCTCGAGCGCAATGCGCTCGCCGGAACGATCGCCTTGCGGCAAGAGACGCGCGACGGCGTCGTGTCGTTACGGTATTCGGTCGCCGGGCATCGCCGGCTTCGTACCGCGTTGCGAGCGGAATCGCTGCGAGGGGAGCAATGGGACGGCTTTCTCGCCGCGATGCTCCTGTCGATTCGGGAAGGGGCCGACTATTGCATCCGGGAGTCGGAGTACATGCTGGACCCCGATTGGATCTGGGTGCGGCGCGACGTGCGCGACGTTCGCTTTATGGCCGTGCCGGTCGCGGGCATCGGTTCGCCGGAACGGTCATGGAAGCAATGGAAGAACGTGTTCGATTTCTTGATCGAATCCGGACTACCGGATCGTTGGCGGGAACGGCTGCGTCCTACTCGATGGGATCCGGCCACCTTCAGTCATCGATTGTGGATGGAAGAAGTTTCCTCCGGTCCGGAGGAGCCCAGTGCCTTGGCGCCGAGCCAGGTTATCCGAACGGCGGAAACCGAAAGCGTTTCGGAACGTCGACATCGAGTCAATCCGCCGGTCGACATCCGCGAAAACAGCGTCATCGGTCAAGCGATTCGCGAAGTCGACGACGGAGAGACGATGCGATTCTCCCCGTCGCGTATGACTTCGAGAGAATGGATACGTCTACTGGCCGCGACCGTCTGTAGCATCGTCTTCGTATGGAATCCGTCTTTGCCTGCGTTCGTCGTCGCCTGTCTCGGCTGCGTTCCGCTAGGAGTTACGTTGTACCGAAGGTACGTTCGCGAAAAGGAGGCGGAAGACTCGGCGGAGCCTGGATCGACGATCCCGGAGGCTTCGTTCGGACAGTTAGCGACCCTGGCCGACGGAACTCGCGAGGAACCGGAACCGCTCGAACCGGAACGGCTCGAGCATCGGACCGTGTTGCTCGCGGAAGCCCAGCAGACCGTGCTCTTGTCCGATCTGAAACCGGAACGGTCCGCGAGTCTCGAAATTTCCTTCGAGTCCGGTGACCGCGTCGAGACGTTTCCGTTCGGGAGCAGTCCGCTGCGTATCGGCCGCGGACCGGAAGGCGTCGACGTCTTGGTCGATCATGCGGCCGCGTCGCGGGTCCATATGGAATTCGAGTTCACGGACGGGCGTCTTAGCGCGCGCGATCTAGGCTCTACGAACGGCACATATTATATGGACCGATTGATGACGCCGCATGAACGGTACGAATTGCTTGACGGGGACATGCTGCGCCTGCCGGGAGCCGTGATCCGGGTAACGGTTAGCGAGTGA